The sequence below is a genomic window from Deltaproteobacteria bacterium.
TCCTCGCGCCGCGGCGCACCGAGAGCGTGCGCCTTGTACGCAAAGTCGAGATTGACGATGCCGTCGGTCAACAACGGCTGCTCACCTTTCATGACGCTGGCGGCGAGCGCGTTCTTGCGCGCGTCGTCGTTGCTCCACAACTCGTGGAACAACCGCTTTACCTTGCGGCGTGAGGATCGGCAGAAGAGATCGGCAAGCTGGATAGCGCGCTCGGCTTCGGGGTGCCCGGCATCGAGCATCTGCCGCGCGCGCGATAGCGTGGCGGTCATGGCGAACAGCTCCATGACCACATCCACGCAGCGAAAGAGGAAGCCTTGCTTGCGCTCCATCTTGGCCTGGAAGACGAGCATGCCGTGGAAGCTCTCGCGCGCCAACTTGCGGCAGCTCCGTTCCACCGCGCGTACATGTGTCGCCAAACGGCCCCAGTCGCCGTATTGGAACGGTGCGCTGAACCCACGCAGCCACAACGGCGGATACCACTGCGCGTAGTACGCCAGGATCTTGGGCACGACCGCGAACTTTTCGCCCGCGCTCTTCTTCGGATCGATAAAGGTGCCGGCAACCTGGAGATGCTTGTCGACCGCCTCGCGGGCCATGAACAGGTGCATGATCTCGCTCGCACCTTCGAAGATCAGATTGATGCGGCAGTCGCGCATCAGGCGCTCGACTGGCACCGGGTCCTCGCCGCGCGCCAACAGCGACTTCTCCGTCTCGTAACCGCGACCGCCGCGGATTTGCAGCGTCTGATCGACGATCTCCCAGCAGCGCACCGTGTTCCATTCCTTGGCCGCGGCGGCTTCGAGGCGGATGTCGTATCCGCCGCGATCCGCCATGCTGCTCGCCAGCCGCGCGATGGATTCCATCGCGAAGATGGTTGCCGACATGTCGGCGACGCGGTGGCTCACGGACTCGTGCTTCCAGATGGGCACACCCCACTGGGTCCGTTCCGTACACCATCCTTCGAGCGTCTCGATGCAGCGCTTGGCAATGCCAGTGCAGGCGGCCGGGAGAGAGAGGCGGCCGGTGTTGAGTGTGACCAGAGCGATCTTCAGCCCCTGCCCTTCGGTACCGATCAGATTCTCGCGCGGCACGCGGACATCGCGAAAACTGATGACGCCGTTAGCCAGCGCCTTGAGCCCCATGAAGCGACAGCGATGCTCGACTTTGACGCCGGGGGTGTTGGCCTCGACAACGATGGCGCTGATCTTCTTGGTCTCCGGATGTCGCGCCATCACCACCAGCAACTCGGCGATCGTGCCGTTGGTACACCACAGCTTCTCGCCGTTGAGGATGTACATGTCGCCGTCGCGCTCGATGGTTGTCGACAGGCTGGCGGGGTCGGACCCGGCGTGCGGTTCGGTGAGCGCAAAGGCGGAGATGGTGCCGCTGGCACAGCGCGGGAGATACTTTTTCTTCTGCGCTTCGGTGCCGAACAGCTTCAGCGGTTGCGGCACGCCGATCGACTGATGCGCCGAGAGCAACGCAACGACGTTGCTGTCGTAGCTGCCGAGCAACTGCATGGCGCGGCAGTACTCCGACACCGAGAAGCCGAGGCCGCCGTACTCCTTCGGAATCTTGATGCCGAAGGCGCCCAGCTTGGCCAGTCCCCGCACGACGCTCTCTGGATACTCGCCGGTCTCGTCGATAGCGATGGAGTCGACCTCGGTGCGCAGGAACATCTCCAGGTCTTTGTAGAACTTCGTGAACTCGGGGTTCTCCCGCGGCTCGACGGGGAAAGGATGCACCAGCGGAAGCAGGAAGTTGCCCAGGAAGAGCTCGCGCAGGAACGTGCGTCCGGCCCATTCCTTTTCGCGGGATTCCTCCGCGACCCGGCGTGATTCTTCTTCGCTCGTGACGTGACCCTTGGTTGCGTCGCTCATTTCGGCCCCCATTTGTGCTCAGTGCGCTGCGGACTGTCGTCCACCTGTCAGCAATACAAGCGTGGTACTCTTGCCCTTTCGAGCGGCGGTTTTCAAATCGACAACCGTGTTGGTGGCCAGAGCACCGCAACGTCAATTCGCGAGCTTCACTGCACGGATCAGTTCGGTGACAAGAGCGAGCTGAACAATTCGTTCGCACAGGTCGATCTGAAACCGCGCACGTTCAATCGGTCCAGCGAGTTCCACGCCACGGCAACCGCCAACCCAGCCAGGATTGATCCGGTACAGTCGCTGCCACAGCTTATACGTGACGCTCTCGGCCGGGGCGAGACTGGCGATGATCACGCGGCCGCCCGGACGCAGCACCCGATGAAACTCCGAGAGGACACGTTCGAAGTCTGCTTCGGGGAGCAGGTCGAACATGTAACAGTTGAGCACGACGTCGAACGACCCAGCGGGGAAGTCGAGTGCACCAGCGTCCCCCTCGCTCAAGCGCCAGTTGGTTGCGCCGCTACGCGCCGCTCTTGTCCGGGCCCGTTCCAGCATAGCCGGGGTGAGGTCGATACCTTGGTTGCGGCCGTGCGGGTTGTACCGCAGGAGCTCGGCGAACAGCAGGCCGGTGCCGACTGCGACTTCGAGTACCGTCTCCCCGTCGCACACGGCCGCAAGATCAAGTACACGCCGCCGCGCACGTGACTCCGTCAGCCGCGCCCACACATCGTAGAAAGGAGCCGTACTCGTGTAGACGCGGCGGACTTCGGCCTTCTCCAGCACCCGCGTCATGAGCCGAGCCTACGACTCGTGGGCAAGGGTTGCGACCGCGGCGCTGATTAGCGCCTTCAAGTCTTCCAGATCGGTTGCCGAGTTAATTTCCTTGGCATCGACGAGCGGGGAAAGCAGGCCGCGTCGCCCGACACGAAACACGGCGGGTAACGGCACGCCGGCATACGCGGGGAACTTCCGGTGAAAACGGTCACGCAGCTCGAAGCCGACCGCCACAGGAAGCGATTCGATGAAGCGCTTCCATTCCTGCTTCATCGTGAAGCGGTCGTAAGTGATATCGCAGAGGCGGCACGGATAGGTCTCGGGGGATCGCACCCGGTGTATGAAGTCGGACACCAAAGCGATCAGCGTCAAGTCGACGTTGTATACGAAGAGAATTTTCCCGGGCTCCGCCATGCGCGATACTTCTTACAGCAGCAACGCGCGCGGCGGGTCAAGGCGGGGCGCAGAACGATTTGCTGCCAGCCCGAGGCCTCCTACCGCAAGAACACCGGACCGAGCCCGCGGGCTACCAGCGCTTCGCTGATGCGGGTCTTCACCGCGATGGTGCGGATCGGCATGTGCGGGACGATCGCTTCGAGCGCGAGATGTTTGCGAAGCTCGTCGCCCTCGAACTCGTTGACCAAGATGCGACGCGCGCCATCGATCACTCGCTCGTTGGCGGAGGCGACAA
It includes:
- a CDS encoding acyl-CoA dehydrogenase family protein, whose product is MSDATKGHVTSEEESRRVAEESREKEWAGRTFLRELFLGNFLLPLVHPFPVEPRENPEFTKFYKDLEMFLRTEVDSIAIDETGEYPESVVRGLAKLGAFGIKIPKEYGGLGFSVSEYCRAMQLLGSYDSNVVALLSAHQSIGVPQPLKLFGTEAQKKKYLPRCASGTISAFALTEPHAGSDPASLSTTIERDGDMYILNGEKLWCTNGTIAELLVVMARHPETKKISAIVVEANTPGVKVEHRCRFMGLKALANGVISFRDVRVPRENLIGTEGQGLKIALVTLNTGRLSLPAACTGIAKRCIETLEGWCTERTQWGVPIWKHESVSHRVADMSATIFAMESIARLASSMADRGGYDIRLEAAAAKEWNTVRCWEIVDQTLQIRGGRGYETEKSLLARGEDPVPVERLMRDCRINLIFEGASEIMHLFMAREAVDKHLQVAGTFIDPKKSAGEKFAVVPKILAYYAQWYPPLWLRGFSAPFQYGDWGRLATHVRAVERSCRKLARESFHGMLVFQAKMERKQGFLFRCVDVVMELFAMTATLSRARQMLDAGHPEAERAIQLADLFCRSSRRKVKRLFHELWSNDDARKNALAASVMKGEQPLLTDGIVNLDFAYKAHALGAPRREESPIKTAVAGS
- a CDS encoding methyltransferase domain-containing protein; the protein is MTRVLEKAEVRRVYTSTAPFYDVWARLTESRARRRVLDLAAVCDGETVLEVAVGTGLLFAELLRYNPHGRNQGIDLTPAMLERARTRAARSGATNWRLSEGDAGALDFPAGSFDVVLNCYMFDLLPEADFERVLSEFHRVLRPGGRVIIASLAPAESVTYKLWQRLYRINPGWVGGCRGVELAGPIERARFQIDLCERIVQLALVTELIRAVKLAN